A window of the Calditrichia bacterium genome harbors these coding sequences:
- the gnd gene encoding decarboxylating 6-phosphogluconate dehydrogenase — protein sequence MKIAMIGLGKMGGNMTTRLIRDGHEVVVFDLNADAVKEAVTNGAIAAKDMQDLTGKLPGRKVVWMMVPAGEIVDRVIQSLLPHLSAGDIIVDGGNSNWHDTRKRAEDLNEKGIKYIDCGTSGGVWGLANGYCLMYGGEKEACQHIEPALKTLAPENGYLHCGPSGSGHFVKMVHNGIEYGMMQAYAEGFEIMEKSPYDLDLRAISNVWQYGSVVRSWLLELAERAFADDPKLESIKDFVPDSGEGRWTVQAAIDFDVPAPVITHSLFARFRSRQEESFGNKVLAALRNQFGGHAVKRK from the coding sequence ATGAAAATAGCCATGATCGGTTTGGGCAAAATGGGTGGAAATATGACCACCCGGCTGATACGCGATGGTCACGAAGTTGTCGTTTTCGATTTGAATGCGGATGCGGTGAAAGAGGCCGTAACCAATGGCGCGATTGCGGCAAAAGACATGCAGGATCTCACCGGCAAACTTCCCGGAAGAAAAGTGGTTTGGATGATGGTTCCTGCGGGCGAGATCGTCGACAGGGTTATTCAGAGCTTGTTGCCCCACCTTTCGGCCGGCGATATTATTGTGGATGGCGGCAATTCCAACTGGCACGACACCCGCAAACGCGCGGAAGATTTGAATGAAAAAGGGATCAAATATATCGATTGCGGCACCAGCGGCGGCGTTTGGGGACTCGCAAACGGCTATTGCCTGATGTATGGCGGCGAAAAAGAAGCTTGCCAGCACATTGAACCGGCGTTGAAAACGTTGGCACCAGAAAACGGTTACCTGCATTGCGGTCCGAGCGGTTCCGGGCATTTCGTGAAAATGGTGCACAACGGCATCGAATACGGCATGATGCAGGCTTACGCCGAAGGCTTTGAAATTATGGAAAAATCGCCGTATGACCTGGATTTGCGAGCCATTTCCAACGTTTGGCAATATGGCAGCGTGGTACGCTCGTGGTTGCTGGAATTGGCGGAGCGCGCCTTTGCCGACGATCCGAAACTGGAGAGCATCAAAGATTTTGTGCCGGATAGCGGCGAAGGTCGCTGGACTGTGCAGGCTGCCATCGATTTTGACGTACCTGCACCGGTAATTACCCATTCACTGTTTGCCCGATTCCGCTCCCGTCAGGAAGAATCGTTCGGCAACAAAGTGCTGGCGGCATTGCGCAACCAGTTTGGCGGACATGCCGTCAAACGCAAATAA
- a CDS encoding glucose-6-phosphate dehydrogenase, translating to MEKPQNCIMVIFGASGDLTYRKLIPGLFNLFERGLLPEKFAILGTSRAEMTDEEFRAKMLEGANTFARDPETSDQKTQEFLDRLYYTALDFKDYNAYNQLHKKLLAVDNEFECCGNYLFYLSVPPFLFGDISKGLAQMGLSEEDSGWRRLIVEKPFGYDLETARELNNSLHTHFNESQIYRIDHYLGKETVQNLLVFRFANGIFEPLWNNNYVDHIEITSAEDIGVGSRGGYYDGSGALRDMFQNHLLQVVGMVAMEPPARFNDEAVRNETIKVFQSLRPISEADVPKFVVRGQYVNATVRGEKQLGYRQEKGVPEDSRTPTYVGVKFFVDNWRWAGVPFYVRTGKRLPTRVTEVVIHFKKMPHKLFSQSSTVYSECNKLIIRIQPDEGILLKFNMKLPGSGFDVKTVNMDFHYKDIADAYVPQAYERLLLDCMLGDATLFARSDAVEACWKFVDPILKAWENNPDIPVYGYPAGTWGPLEARALFGEPDDDWRYPCRNLADDGEYCEL from the coding sequence ATGGAAAAACCTCAAAACTGTATTATGGTAATTTTTGGTGCATCCGGCGATCTGACCTATCGAAAACTCATTCCGGGGTTATTCAATTTATTTGAACGCGGGTTGCTGCCGGAAAAATTTGCCATTTTGGGCACCAGCCGCGCAGAAATGACCGATGAAGAATTCCGCGCCAAAATGCTCGAAGGCGCCAACACATTTGCCCGCGATCCCGAAACCAGCGACCAAAAAACGCAAGAATTTTTGGATCGACTGTATTACACCGCGCTGGATTTCAAAGATTACAACGCTTACAATCAACTGCATAAAAAATTGTTGGCAGTGGATAACGAATTTGAATGTTGCGGAAACTATCTTTTTTACCTATCCGTTCCCCCATTTTTATTTGGCGATATTTCCAAAGGATTGGCGCAAATGGGATTGAGCGAAGAAGATAGCGGCTGGCGGCGGCTGATCGTCGAAAAACCATTTGGCTACGATCTTGAAACAGCCCGGGAATTGAACAACAGCCTGCACACCCATTTTAATGAAAGCCAGATTTACCGGATCGATCATTATCTCGGAAAAGAAACCGTTCAAAATCTGCTGGTTTTCCGCTTTGCCAACGGCATTTTCGAACCGTTGTGGAATAACAATTATGTGGATCATATCGAGATTACATCTGCGGAAGATATCGGTGTGGGTAGCCGTGGCGGCTATTACGACGGCTCCGGCGCACTGCGCGATATGTTCCAGAACCATTTGCTGCAAGTTGTGGGAATGGTTGCGATGGAACCACCGGCGCGATTCAACGACGAAGCGGTTCGCAACGAAACGATCAAAGTATTTCAGTCATTACGCCCGATCAGCGAGGCAGATGTGCCAAAATTTGTTGTTCGCGGACAATATGTGAACGCCACGGTTCGAGGCGAAAAACAGCTTGGCTATCGGCAGGAAAAAGGCGTTCCGGAAGATTCCCGCACCCCAACTTATGTGGGGGTGAAATTTTTTGTGGACAACTGGCGCTGGGCTGGTGTGCCGTTTTATGTTCGAACCGGCAAACGCCTACCAACCCGCGTTACCGAAGTGGTGATCCATTTTAAAAAGATGCCCCACAAACTATTTTCTCAATCCAGCACGGTTTACAGTGAGTGTAATAAACTGATCATAAGAATTCAGCCGGATGAGGGTATTTTGCTGAAATTTAACATGAAATTACCCGGCAGCGGTTTCGATGTAAAAACTGTCAACATGGATTTTCATTATAAAGATATAGCAGATGCTTACGTTCCGCAGGCTTACGAACGGCTGTTGCTGGATTGCATGCTCGGCGACGCAACGCTGTTCGCACGCAGTGATGCTGTGGAAGCATGCTGGAAGTTTGTCGACCCGATTTTGAAGGCGTGGGAAAACAATCCGGACATCCCGGTTTATGGCTATCCCGCAGGAACCTGGGGGCCGCTGGAGGCGCGCGCACTATTTGGCGAACCCGATGATGATTGGCGCTACCCCTGCCGGAACTTGGCAGATGACGGCGAATATTGCGAGCTGTAA
- a CDS encoding NAD-dependent epimerase/dehydratase family protein: MKQILVTGACGQIGSELVVALGKRFGPEKVIATDIQKPTAMVRKFSHFKYLNVLDAHMTAKLVVENDIDTIFHMAAILSAYGEQNPQMAYEVNLQGLMNILEVARRKSVEKVLAPSTIAVFGSDAPKDKTPDDVALNPSTMYGVTKVAGEKLMQYYHHKYGIDTRSLRYPGIISAETLPGGGTTDFAVEMYIAASQKQKCTSFIAQQTPLPFMYMPDAIKAILDLADAPANQLSRRNYNVHALSLTPAQITESIQKYTPGFNCDYKPDFRQQIAESWPHSIDDSNARKDWGWQPDFSLDAMTRDMLERLTRKSMV, from the coding sequence ATGAAGCAAATTCTTGTTACAGGTGCGTGCGGGCAGATCGGATCGGAACTGGTTGTGGCATTAGGCAAACGTTTTGGTCCGGAAAAAGTTATCGCGACAGATATTCAAAAGCCCACCGCAATGGTCCGTAAGTTTAGTCATTTCAAATATTTAAATGTTCTCGATGCGCACATGACGGCAAAACTGGTTGTCGAAAATGATATCGATACCATTTTTCACATGGCGGCTATTTTATCTGCCTATGGTGAGCAAAATCCGCAAATGGCTTACGAAGTAAATTTGCAGGGATTGATGAATATTTTGGAAGTTGCCCGCCGAAAATCCGTTGAAAAAGTGCTGGCGCCGAGCACTATCGCGGTATTCGGCAGCGATGCGCCAAAGGACAAAACGCCGGACGATGTGGCGCTCAATCCTTCCACAATGTATGGCGTAACCAAAGTTGCCGGCGAAAAACTGATGCAATATTATCACCACAAATATGGTATCGATACGCGATCGCTGCGCTATCCCGGCATCATCAGTGCAGAAACGCTGCCCGGCGGCGGCACAACCGATTTTGCAGTTGAGATGTATATTGCCGCATCGCAGAAGCAGAAATGCACCTCGTTTATCGCACAGCAAACGCCACTGCCGTTCATGTATATGCCGGATGCGATCAAAGCGATTCTGGATTTGGCGGATGCCCCGGCAAACCAATTGTCCCGCAGAAATTACAATGTTCATGCACTTTCGCTAACACCCGCCCAAATCACTGAATCGATCCAAAAATACACACCGGGATTCAATTGCGATTACAAACCCGATTTCCGGCAGCAGATTGCCGAATCCTGGCCGCATTCCATTGATGATTCGAACGCCCGGAAAGATTGGGGTTGGCAACCGGATTTTTCGTTGGATGCGATGACCAGAGATATGTTGGAAAGATTGACGCGAAAATCGATGGTTTGA
- a CDS encoding VWA domain-containing protein has protein sequence MLGFRFSDFQPAEDSASQFEKLLDLFMQILTKVSGDVAEALHWLNLLDNKYKLTDEDYGMGDFIQDLKDKGYIKEEEPGSEHFRLTAKSEQTIRQRSLEEIFGKLKKAQRGSHRTSFSGLGDEPTTDRRSYQFGDSIEQIAMTDSLRNAQIHHGIGNFRMTEDDLEVVENEYKTQTSTVLMIDISHSMILYGEDRITPAKKVAMALAELITKRYPKDTLDIITFGNDAQQIEIKDLPYLEVGPYHTNTVAGLELAMDILRRRKNPNKQIFMITDGKPTCLKEGLNYYKNAFGLDRKIVNRTLRLAGQCRRLNIVITTFMIANDPYLQQFVRDFTQVNNGRAFYSSLNGLGEYLFEDYVRNRRRRLR, from the coding sequence ATGTTAGGCTTTAGATTTTCCGATTTTCAACCGGCTGAAGATAGTGCATCTCAATTTGAAAAATTGCTGGATTTGTTTATGCAAATTTTGACAAAAGTGTCCGGTGATGTTGCCGAAGCGCTCCATTGGCTAAATTTGCTGGACAATAAATATAAATTGACCGACGAAGATTATGGAATGGGCGATTTTATTCAGGATTTGAAAGATAAAGGCTATATAAAAGAAGAAGAACCGGGCAGCGAGCATTTTCGGTTGACCGCCAAATCTGAACAAACCATTCGACAACGGTCGCTGGAAGAAATTTTCGGTAAATTGAAAAAAGCCCAACGCGGCTCGCACAGAACATCGTTTTCCGGTTTGGGCGATGAGCCGACAACCGATCGCAGAAGTTACCAATTTGGCGACAGCATCGAACAGATTGCCATGACCGATAGTTTGCGAAATGCCCAAATTCATCACGGTATTGGAAATTTTCGGATGACCGAAGATGATCTCGAAGTTGTTGAAAATGAGTATAAAACCCAAACGTCTACAGTTTTGATGATTGATATTTCCCATTCGATGATTTTGTATGGGGAGGATCGCATCACGCCCGCAAAAAAAGTTGCCATGGCACTGGCGGAGCTGATTACCAAACGCTACCCGAAAGATACGCTAGATATCATCACATTTGGGAACGATGCCCAGCAAATCGAAATCAAGGATTTGCCATATCTGGAAGTTGGTCCCTACCACACAAACACGGTCGCCGGGCTGGAGTTGGCGATGGATATTTTGCGGCGTCGCAAAAATCCCAATAAACAGATTTTTATGATTACCGATGGCAAGCCAACCTGTTTAAAGGAAGGCTTGAATTATTACAAAAATGCCTTCGGGCTGGACCGGAAAATTGTTAACCGGACCTTGCGGCTTGCCGGGCAATGCCGTAGATTAAATATTGTAATTACGACATTTATGATTGCCAACGACCCGTATTTACAGCAGTTTGTGCGAGATTTTACCCAGGTGAATAACGGCCGTGCATTTTATTCCTCGCTCAATGGTCTCGGTGAATATTTGTTTGAGGACTACGTTCGCAACCGCCGACGCCGGTTACGTTAG
- a CDS encoding DUF2853 family protein, with protein sequence MSKFDEALERYQGEMSKLGIKCDVDLLKKVAKGLGPSIYNEDSSKVSCSDKEELARVKNNFLLKKLGMKDSPALDAAIQDVCQQLGSANRNKFRAMFYYLLVKKLGKESFYA encoded by the coding sequence ATGAGTAAATTTGATGAAGCATTAGAACGCTATCAAGGTGAAATGTCCAAATTGGGAATCAAATGCGATGTAGATTTGTTGAAAAAAGTAGCTAAAGGTTTAGGACCGTCCATCTACAACGAAGATTCCTCCAAAGTATCCTGCTCAGACAAAGAAGAATTAGCCCGCGTTAAAAACAATTTTCTGTTGAAAAAACTGGGGATGAAAGACAGCCCGGCATTGGATGCTGCAATTCAGGATGTTTGCCAGCAGCTCGGCAGTGCGAACCGCAATAAATTCCGTGCAATGTTTTATTATTTGTTGGTCAAAAAATTAGGCAAAGAGTCGTTTTACGCTTAA